In Phaseolus vulgaris cultivar G19833 chromosome 3, P. vulgaris v2.0, whole genome shotgun sequence, the sequence TTGATCGAAACAATCAAATAGAACCTTCAAATAAAGTTTATTTGACACTCTAATAGTAATAACCAACCCTGTTTTAGAATAATAttacattataatatttttttaggtgTCAAGTGGATGAAACTGTTGTGAAGGTATCATTAACCAGAACCTTTATATGTGTCAAGGTATCATTACCCAGAACCTTTATAGGTCTCCAGGGCAAGATTTAGATAGAAATCTATTTTGAATGTTACCTAAAGTTTGCAGGAGAGAATACTCCAATCCAATCATCAATTGATGGAATTGGAGAACTGTACTCCAGGGTTATCCACTCAGCAGTTTGCCCCTATAAAAGAATCCAGTAAAACATACATCAGCAATGAGGCAATATGCACTATAGCAATAATATGGAAACTAAAAAAAGTTTGTTACCAACGAGAGAATTTACAAGTGACACTCCTGATGAATTTACAGTGTGAAAACTTACTTCTTGTCCAAGAATAGCAGGAGAGGCTTTGATGTAAGCAAGATCAAGAAGTGACACTGTTGCCTTATGAACAGAAACTTTTGAAAGAGGCTGATCTCCATGTGACCACACCCTTTGGAGCACGGAACAAACCAATAGAAAAGTCAAGGAGACAAACTTGGATTCTCCCATTTCAGATAGCTGTTTGAGCACAAGCTCTGATTAATTACACCACATCCTATATATGTAGTCACAAAAATAGGCTATATTCTTGTTGCAAATTCTAACTCTAGTTTCATAAAACTTGGTCATACACCATCAAGTATCTCTTATAATATATACTATATGCTGCTTATCCTTTCCCCAACTAACCCAAAGTCATAaagtagaaaaacaaaaaagatagTGGCAAATTATAGAATATGAAAGGCAACTACAACTTTTTTAACAAGTAGATGAGATTAGAGTTCACTTGCCAGTCAAAAATCTTAATTGGTTTGTTGAAAGTCAAAAGGGTGGCTTTTGAGGGAAAGATGTTTCACAGGACAATGGTTTGAGAGAGAAATCCTGGGAACAGAACCAAAGATGCCACTTTCACTAAACAACAATGTTTTAACACCTAGGCACACGTGGACCACATATTTTATCCGTCAgatatattatgtttttaataaatggCTGAAATTTGTGATCTGCAATTTGTTGAAAGGGTGAGGTGTGTGTGCTATTTTTCTGAAAATTGCTTACTCGTCCCTAATCAGAGTTGTATTTATCATTCATCTCATCATTGGAGACTAAACTCCTTAAATGGTTGATCTTCCTTCTTTCCTTTTTGCCATTTCTCAatcaaacacacacaaaaagGTTCTTTCTTTTAGCTGAGTTGGGTTGATTGCGTAGAAAGAAGCAATGGAAAAGGTAAGAGATTTGAAGGAAAGGTGAGAAATTGTGACAGCTTCCACTAAAGGATTGGCCTTGCCATGCACAGAGGCTTGGTTAGGAGAGTGCATCTATTGTCATCTCTTCCAGCAATAGGTTCAATTTTCTGTTTCTAAGCTCTGTTCTGATGAAGTTGAAGTTAAAGTCTtcatctttttctcttttttttggtttaaaaataaatcatttgtCTGTATTTGGATCACAAtagttaagatttttttttccttttcatttcttTGACTCATCTTTCTAAGGAGAGAATAATTTTAgtaaaattatttgttaaataatAAGTCTTTCTATAAATCTACTTGTAAAAACtttagatagaaaaaaaaaacaaatattttgtataaGCTACAAATAACTTGAATAAccttatttgtattttttatattggttttttaaaaatattctaatttatatataatataattttagtgTACAagaaagtttatttatttaaattttcccTAACAATAGTTGGTATAAGAATCATGTTGGAAGAAAATCATTATAATGTTTTTGTAGTAAATATGCTTGAACAAAAAGTTTATGCAAAATTATAGAAATTTATGGAAATATTTTGATtatctaaaattatataattttatgtttttaaaaaaataaaatttaaaattcttcctgctgttttttttttatctttacatGTCATGATATTCACTACTTAACATGGATTTAAAGTAAATTTTTGGAGAAACTTTTCTATAAGAaattttaagaagaaaaacaataattaatttttttataaaattaaaactattttatgtataagttttttttataagttttttattttttaaatttgtacaTAAACTAATATTAACATAGGACTAAGTTTACCCTATTTTTTCAAATCTAGAAGTAATTACCAAAAAGTTTATCATGAACTTTATCTAACAAATATGGAATTAAAATCCGAATCACCTTGACAAGTTTGTACAAATTTGTACGAATAATATCATATCAATCtaataacattaaattaaaaaaatcatttgcgACTAAAAGTCATATATCCTATTTCATAAATATTCTATATCAATTATTTACTGAAGTGTGTTAATAATTctactactaatattttagctaaatttttaaaaaaaaaatacttagcTTTTGTCACACTAATAATGATTATATTAAAGTCTATATAATAGCATTCTTATAAAAAggagtaatatttcatatttattttcactttCTACATTACAACTACTCAATTTCTTTAAGAGAGAGGAGAGTTTATAGCTTGAATGCCATTTTTGAAAGctaaattttgttgttgtttggaGCTTGGTGCAAGAGTTTTACCCTTCCAACAACTTATATAGATacactttgtttttcttttctataagTGCATTTGGTGTTTATCATAGAATCTTGGTAATTAACACAGAATGTTGTGATGAAGGTGAAAAACCTTTGGCCTCACTATTTGCAACCGATATAGTCCACTGCAAATAAATTCTTAATTACTACCAAACAGTTTTGAGCTATTCAAGAAAAAGAACAAGACTGAATCAAAATAGTCAAAATATAAAACCTGAACATAATGTTCAGGGAAAAAACCAATCTCCTACTTCAAACACTCTTCATTTTTAGAGCTTAAACATAATGATTTAGATAAACATAATGATTTTCTTTAAACAACTCACTAGAAACACACACAAAAAGGGGGAAAAATTGATCTCTACTATGTGTGATGGTATTAATTTGTGCCTTAACTTACAGGTTACTTCATCCTTTCACATCCTATCCTATAAGCACAAGAATGAGAACATAAAAGAATAGCAGTAAAACAATTGTTAGCCTGATACTTTAACACCAGTGGAGCGTTTTCCTTCCACACCATCCTTGTACCAAAAGGCAGCACAAAGAATGGAATTTGCAAGAACAGGGAGGGGCTGAAGCAAGGTCAAACTGGCACACATCACATACGAAAATGCAAGATTTGATTCTTGAGTTCCCATGTGTGTTCTAATCTGCAAAACATGCCAAGTATTGAGCATTTATGAACAAGGAACGTTTGTATCAAATTAATAGCGAATAACTCAGTGTATGCTTGGCTTATTTTGTATTTAGAACAACTTATAAACAAAAGCTTCTACAAAGAACTTTTgagaaaattaattatgttCTACAAAAAAAACTCCAAAACAATATTCTCCCCTCTTGAAAATCCTATTTTATTCAATCAGTCTAAACTTGATAAATGAAGGCAAATCACCTGATTTAGTTTGCTAAAACATAAAAGTTTGGTGTAATTGCCTTTCCAGTCATATGTCCAAGAAGACAGCTGAAGACCACAATCAACCACCAAAAATGGGGGACACCAGAGAacaaaatggaagaagaaattAATACATTTAGCACAAAATGAAAGAATTGGCTGACTAAAAACTCACTGAATGAGTGTCAAATAATTGCTTTCTGTAACATCAAGGcaaaaaaaggagaaaagaaCCTTATTGAGAAGAACCCTCCAAGCCTAAACTGAGTGTTATTAttcaagtaaataaaaaattgaagtgTTCCAAAGTTGGTGAAATTGAAGCTCACTTTTTGAAAGAATCTACAATATTGAAACCATCCTCAGCCTTCATTTTGAGTTATTTCTTTCAGACATGATGGTTTAATCCCTGTGATATGAAGTAGCCACTGTAAAAGGTTCAGGCATTTAAGCCAGCCCAGTTCTTGAAAGCGATAATTGCTTccatttttctaaaattctttCTCCTTAACTTTGCCACCCTGAGCTTTTTATGGGTCTCCATGAATGCTTGCTTGTATCTCCACTTatcaacaaatattttcatcTCATTAGCTTTCTCCACAACTTGCATAACAGCATCAAAGAAACCACCCTTGACCATAGCATAAAGGAATGCATCAACCAAATTCTGGTCAAACTTGATCCCCTTCTGCCCATCCATGGATAGCTTCCTCTTAACCTCGTTCCACAACATCAGCACAAGAAAATATTTCTCTGCCAAGACATATCCATTAATCATAGACAAGTATGTCTGATCATTTGGCTCAAACTGCAGGAAAGTCATCCTtctaaaagtccttctcgcatCTTCTAGTCTCCCAGCTTTACAGAAAGCATGGATGATAGAATTCCAATCATGAGTACCTACATCAATCCTAGGATCCTCAACCACCTCATCCAAGAAAGCTGCCATCAACTCCGGCCGATGCTTCTCCATCAAACCTGTCATTATAGTTAAGTAACTCCCTTTCAAGTCAGGAATCCTTGCTTCTCTCATGTCCCTAAACAGTGAAAACGCTGACTGAAAATCTTGGCTGCACATGGATGCTTCTATCAAAGCATCATAGCTTTCCACATCCAACTGAAGACCTGAATTACTAATCTCCATCACCAACTGAGTAGCCTCAGCAGTTCTATTTTCTTTACAGTAAGCCTTCAAGATAGGTATATAGACCCCAAGACCCGCAGAGGCCCCCTGAACATTCATCTCATCAAGAATACTATGTGCTTTATCAGATAGTCCAATACTAACACAGGCATTAACAATACCATACCCTATAGACCTATCAATCACAATATTTGAACCCTCTATCTTCTGAGCATCAACAATCAAATTGGCCAACCCCTTGACATTTCCCTTCTGAAAATAAACCTTAATCACTTCACAGAAAGTTTCAACATCAAAACCCCAATCCTTCCCACCTCCATCATTCAGATATCTAACAATAGTTGCCTCCACAGAAGCCAAATTCTCTGACTTAACGTAACCCCTAATCAAATTACAATAAAAACCCTTTTTGTTTAAACAGCCAAACCCACCCATCAAAACTTCTAACTCCCTAATCTTCTCTTCCAACCCTTTGAGTGCATACAAATACCCCAGAAACCCAAAACTGGACTCATCAGGCCTAACCCCTAAATTTGACATTGTCCCCACAACCCTCTCAGCATCACTTACAGACTCAAGCTCAAAGCAGCAACCTTCCAATGCTGCATTGCAAGCAACAACATCAGGCTTCATGAACTCAACTCTCTCCTCAAGAGCTACCCTACAATTCTCCTCAAAGAGCCTCAAGAAAGCAGCAAGGTTACCACAGTCCCTACTGATCTCAACAAGCACAGGCCCCCAAATATGAAAGGGAACAAAGAACCTGAACCTGAGCATGGACCTGACAAGGGCAAAGGCAGGGGCCGCAGTGTTGGCACCCTTCATGGAGAGGAGCATGTGGTGGAGGGTGTCATGTTGGAGCAGCAAGGGGTTCTTCTCCATGAGAAAGAGAGCAGAGGCAAAGGCCCTCTTGAGGTTGAGGGTGTCACCAAGGGAGGAGAGGTGGGAGAGGAGGGAGTTGGTGAGGGGTTTGGGAGGAAAAGCTTGGTGGGTGGTGAGGGCCTTGAAGGACTTCCATGCCTCATCAGTGTTGCTGCTTATGAGGGACTTGTGGAGGGTGGTTTGGAGAGTGGAGAGTTGGGAAGTTGAGAGGCAAGTTGGGGCCTTTGGGGAGGCTTCTGAAATGGGTTGCTGCTTGTTTTTGGTGAGGGCAAAGATTGAGGGCTGAAGGAAGGAGTAAAGGGTGGGGGTTTCAGGAGTGGAGGAGAAAAACAAGGCTCTGTAGGGAAGAACAAAGGACACAACTCTTTTTCCCATTCTTCTTCATTCACCCAATCttcatcctcctcctcctcctcatcatcatcatcacttctcttttcttaattttcacATTCTCAAATTTCATCAACCAATGTGCTAGTTAGTCGATCAAGCACATACCCCCAGAAGAAAAGTACTGGACAATGGAAAAAATAAGAAGTACAGAAAGAGGTCATAATCAGGTACTCCATTTAAAGGAGAGTTGAATGCAACCAATAAGAAGACTAACAAGTGACGCATGAACAAATAAGAAAACTAACAAATAGGAAAAAGAATGTTACACTTTAACAACATATCACGCTTTAATTGAAGGAGCAAGCATGCAGTTTCAATTCAATAGAATAATACAAACTTAACCTAAATCACCGATCAATAAAAAAGGAAGCAATcaattaaacaaaaacaaaactgaAGGGGTAAAAACCCAATGCTGTGATAAATTGATAATTACCATGATTCAATGCATAGtatatcttcaaattcaaaaaattgcTTTACCAGTAAACTCAGCCAGATACTAGTAGCTGAGTTTCATCCACTTTCCTTGAAACTTGTCAACACTAACGTTGTGCCAAAATAACTATTCACACTAGAGAGTCCTTCAATCCATTCAACACAACTCAAACAAAATGAAACATTTAAGTTCTCCATCATCTGAACTGAATCTCACACTCAAAATCCTAACTTCACCATCATCAATAACACTCATCTCCCCACTCCTTAACCTTCTACTGACAGCACCCACCAATCCCAACTCTCATACAAGATTTCATCTTTTGCATAAATACCACCACCCCATTAACGATTTCTATCAAATTAGATTCAAACAGTGGAGTAAATCGAAACCCCATAAAAGAATAAGTAAAGTTACCTGAAGGTCAACAATATGCAGTAAACTTCGAAAGTTGGAAGATGGGTTGCAGTAAGATTGCGAACAGGTTTCTATTCTCAAATTTCATCAACCATCATAGTTCAATCGGAATTGCAGGGTTAGGAAGGAGAAAGAGCTGGAAGTGGACTCCATTGCCCAATCTCTTCTCTTATGCTATTATTTCGTCGAGTACTcaaaacaagatgaacaagcGAGAGGACAGAACCTCACATAAGCAAGCAGTTCGGTCTACTCGCTTTTGGCTTGAGCTTTGCGAATGGAACTTGCATTCTCGAAAAACAGGGCTTCTAACTTCAGAATGCTAGAGGAATGGTTGACCTAACGCATGAACCAACCGAGATTCTGCCTTCCGCTTTGAAATGaccttatttattttaattgtataaattaatttaattaaagttaATAAATGTAAGCTGGAATAGCTCAGTTGGTTAGAGCGTGTGGCTGTTAACCACAAGGTCGGAGGTTCAACCCCTCTTTCTAGcgtttattttttctattttcattttacattttctattatatatgtaagtgtaaaaacaaaatatcatgtcaattattcatatttttataatatacgtCCCTAAGtttctttgtttttataaaatatttttactctttttttttcattgatcATCATTTCTAACCTTGGTTTCAACAAATTTGGTTCAATAGTTTGTGATATCTAACAAATTTACGTGTAAAAAAATAACGCAATTGGTTCAttgacaataattttaaaatatttcatgaaCATTCTTTATTACTATTAAATTATTAGATATGTTGGACTAGTAAATGTTTCTCCTTAGAAAAATTAATATGTGatgttaatttattaaaaaattatgaatttaagCTTTAACGCAAAAATTACCTCTAtgattaagaatattttaaataaataaaaaagaatgtaTAATAGTGATTCttatatttagaaaattattgttaaactaatagataaattcaaagttggatttagaCTTATATTAAATATGGGTTAATTTTATTTCTAGTAGATAAATTCACTTTACATAGATAAAATCTATTATGAGTTCTCATATATATTGTAAATTGTCAACTACGTATAAAGGAtctatataattaataaaattagaacCTTAAACTTTATACACAGTTTTTTATGGAACTTATAGAGAATTAAGTGTGGAGATGGAAGAAGAATTTGTTTTTAGAATAagtaaaatgttaaataaaaatgCTAGCTCTAGCAATGATATTTGAATAAAGTTTAAAAtgcttgaaaaaaaaattcaaaaagttcAATTGCAAACTAGTAAGAGTTCATATGATGATTTTCAAACAAGTTCAAAATAGTTTCCACAGTCGTTTAGACGATAATTCAGAGTAGAGAAACTTGTGTAATAAACAACAACAGTGAAAATGTGGATTtatactaatttatgtcaatTGTAGGCTACATCGAATTCTCTTTTACAATCAGAAAGGTTTCTTTTATTTCATTGTTGATTATAAGCATTATCATTGTCACTTCTAGCTTACATAAGTCACTTCTAGTTATTTGTTAATCTTTCTCTAAGATTAAGCATTAAGCTCACACACCTCTCAAGCTAAATACACAGAGTATCTCTATGatatacaacaacaaaaatattttatatttacaaaaaaaaactctcagagagaatattattaataaacgTTTATTTCTTCTAGAATCTTAACTTCACTTGGTGGTGAAAGATTTACAATATGAGTTCATTGTAAGGTCATCTCCATTGTTAGAGTCATTATATAAggtcttaatttattttttgtaggtTCCATTGTGCCACGTCATTTTTAGGATCTTTTTACAATTCTTACTCCAATGCAACAGTCTTACCGAGACTCGTActttaattactattttattgGGTTGTGTTGCAAAAATATATGCTTTTAAGATAGGaaaatatcttttaattattataactcATAGTCTTATTCAATGTCTTACATTTTATGTCATGACAACATACtttaaaagaaaagtattaTAATGTCTTACATTTTATGTCATGACAACATACtttaaaagaaaagtattaTAAGACCCAAGTCTTAAACTTATGACCCTGAATATGACCCCAACAATGGAGATGTCTTAAATAGTCCATGGAAAGCATTATAACGGCTTATTACTTACAAGCTTTAAGACTTAAGCTTTCATGAAAAAAGTATATGTAAGATGtgtgtttttcaattttttttttattagtcgTATATGTATGCAGATGTTTCCTTTCATATACATCCTAAATTGTTAAAACTCGTGAGTTGTTGTTTGTCCTTGTAATAGAGTTTTTTTAGAACATGTTTGAATTTTTACTAACATCTTTTGTTGTAACAATTAGAATGTTGTAGAAACGACAACCATTTTATCTATTACTCATCTACTAGTCTAATAGCTCCACTTTGAACATACAAACTCATACGTACAATATTATAATCATCCTTGGGATTGCATCATATATTAAGATTAAATTGTATCTAAATTTTTTCCACACTCAAGTTGTTAGATACACAAAAagatgttattattattatcatcaaaaTATGAGTGTATTGGACATGACATATAGATTAAAATTTGAATCTTATCAAAAAATACCGTTTACCCTTTAACAAAAAATTACCAAACTGATGATAGATTTATAGCACAGGTGATATgtcaatgaatttttttaataaagattaTGTTCAATGAAAATATGTTAGATgcaattttaagtttaaaaaactcactcaaaaatgtttttcaaaatacattaGACTAATGCACATAATTGATAACATGTAATATAAAAGAGATaaggagaaagagaaaaacacaagatattttatattggttcatttGATAAAGCATGTTACATCCAATTCTCAATCAACAAGTTATACTAAGCAAACTAATGCAAAGTACAAATCGAGAATTATTTTGACTCGTAGCCACTCATAACTAACTCGTTGAATATTCATCGAGCTCGTAATCGCTCCTGGCTAACCCCTTCAAATATTCTTTGGAAACATAGTCACTCCCAAATAACCtctttgagtattttttttggCTTGTAGTCACTTTTGACTAAGTATTATTTGACACTTAGCCACTATTGACTAAAATCGAGTATTCTTTTCAATTATACTTACCCCTTTCTGATTCGTTTAACAATATTCTTTGAACATCAGCCACTCCTAACTaataattgagtattctttgtCAAACCGTCACTCCTTGCCaagataaataaattatcttAGTAGTGATCAACAAATTACAAGGTTGCTTCTTAGAGAGGGATAACACCTTTTGATGTATACAAGGTTTATGCTCTGTCTTCTAGTTTGCTAAGTTAACACGAATAATGTTCTCTATAACTTCTTATGGCACAAAAATTTGAGCATTATACAACTTGATCTCTCCTCCTCTTCTTATTCTTCTTAATGAACGACTTTAAGTAGGCGATAAAGAATATAGTCGTTGAAATCATTTATGCTCATTGAGCAACTTAACTCACTTGAATGTCTTTCTTGCATCTGATAAGCTCTGTCGTAAACGATGCATTAAATACACTTCATGAAACATTAATGTTCATTTTACACAATATCTCGATAGTTTGATATACTTATCTCTTATTAGACAATGTGCTCTTACTTGAATTTATGTTTTGAATTTTgtgtaatattatatatatccagtgaaaaatatttattaaacaaataaaaagtagACGTTATAAGTTATATACTATTTATGtaagaatatataaatataattaatatattaataaaaaagtatataataaAACTGTAAAACTGATTCCAATTGGTGAAAGAACCCGGATATAATTTTAATGTTATGAATTCTTTAACTAAAATCCGAACCAAACCCTGCCTGAACATCTCTACAAATTAGgcgtaatttaaaaataaaaagttgtaaTGTGGTCAAAGTTCGTATTTGTGAGTCGAGTTTTGAGATTCCACAGACAACCTGCGAACTGCAAAGTGATCAAGGTTTGGGTGGCAATTCAACTCTTTTATCTGGGCATGGAACCATCTTCATCTGTGTCCAATAAGACCATAACTTTGGAAGAATGGAACGGTTCATCCCCCACAAAGCTCTCCAAGACTTTCACCATcaaggcttcttc encodes:
- the LOC137806370 gene encoding pentatricopeptide repeat-containing protein At1g69290, with product MGKRVVSFVLPYRALFFSSTPETPTLYSFLQPSIFALTKNKQQPISEASPKAPTCLSTSQLSTLQTTLHKSLISSNTDEAWKSFKALTTHQAFPPKPLTNSLLSHLSSLGDTLNLKRAFASALFLMEKNPLLLQHDTLHHMLLSMKGANTAAPAFALVRSMLRFRFFVPFHIWGPVLVEISRDCGNLAAFLRLFEENCRVALEERVEFMKPDVVACNAALEGCCFELESVSDAERVVGTMSNLGVRPDESSFGFLGYLYALKGLEEKIRELEVLMGGFGCLNKKGFYCNLIRGYVKSENLASVEATIVRYLNDGGGKDWGFDVETFCEVIKVYFQKGNVKGLANLIVDAQKIEGSNIVIDRSIGYGIVNACVSIGLSDKAHSILDEMNVQGASAGLGVYIPILKAYCKENRTAEATQLVMEISNSGLQLDVESYDALIEASMCSQDFQSAFSLFRDMREARIPDLKGSYLTIMTGLMEKHRPELMAAFLDEVVEDPRIDVGTHDWNSIIHAFCKAGRLEDARRTFRRMTFLQFEPNDQTYLSMINGYVLAEKYFLVLMLWNEVKRKLSMDGQKGIKFDQNLVDAFLYAMVKGGFFDAVMQVVEKANEMKIFVDKWRYKQAFMETHKKLRVAKLRRKNFRKMEAIIAFKNWAGLNA